Proteins found in one Promicromonospora sukumoe genomic segment:
- a CDS encoding MBL fold metallo-hydrolase: MDLLRHAELSRRAVLAAAALVPLAGCVREASGPSGGSESAPGGASPSSASSAAGGSGAEPSPSDTASGDADVDLGDGTPAEQAARLAGDDPVLLALIAAFTPGWLPPEAPDPEPTRIFDNVTVVGTDFVSATAVETSDGVILIDALESRDQAADILVPELRSLGVDPARIKYVVVAHGHADHFGGAQYLADRYGARVLMSPTDWDVAAADDSPDVPARDLDIADGQKLTLGGTTMTLPYTPGHTPGTVSPVFPVWWKGRRHTAMLWGGTGLPEPTSGKRDYLRSVTDYAALMRRARVDVELSNHAQTDYGLERLRALRDGTADGQNPFVLGRARAQRFMRVLELMVRDTLQA; the protein is encoded by the coding sequence ATGGACCTGCTGCGACATGCTGAGCTCTCGCGCCGCGCCGTCCTCGCCGCGGCGGCGCTCGTCCCCCTGGCCGGTTGTGTGCGGGAGGCGTCGGGCCCTTCCGGGGGCTCGGAGAGCGCGCCGGGTGGCGCGTCGCCGTCATCGGCGTCGTCGGCGGCCGGAGGGTCCGGGGCGGAACCGTCGCCGTCCGACACCGCCTCGGGCGATGCCGACGTGGACCTGGGCGACGGCACGCCGGCCGAGCAGGCCGCCCGGCTCGCGGGCGACGACCCCGTGCTCCTCGCGCTGATCGCGGCGTTCACGCCCGGCTGGCTCCCGCCGGAGGCCCCGGACCCGGAGCCGACCCGGATCTTCGACAACGTGACCGTGGTCGGCACCGACTTCGTCTCCGCGACGGCCGTGGAGACGTCCGACGGTGTGATCCTGATCGACGCGCTGGAGTCGCGGGACCAGGCCGCCGACATCCTGGTCCCTGAGCTCAGGTCGCTGGGCGTGGACCCCGCGCGCATCAAGTACGTGGTGGTGGCGCACGGGCACGCCGACCACTTCGGCGGGGCCCAGTACCTCGCGGACCGCTACGGCGCCCGCGTGCTGATGAGCCCGACCGACTGGGACGTGGCCGCCGCGGACGACTCGCCCGACGTCCCCGCGCGTGACCTGGACATCGCCGACGGGCAGAAGCTCACCCTGGGCGGGACCACGATGACGCTCCCCTACACGCCGGGACACACCCCGGGCACTGTCTCGCCGGTCTTCCCCGTGTGGTGGAAGGGGCGGCGGCACACGGCGATGCTCTGGGGCGGGACCGGGCTCCCCGAGCCGACGTCGGGCAAGCGCGACTACCTGCGTTCCGTGACCGACTACGCCGCGCTGATGCGGCGCGCCCGTGTGGACGTCGAGCTGAGCAACCACGCCCAGACCGACTACGGCCTGGAGCGCCTGCGGGCGCTGCGCGACGGGACCGCCGACGGCCAGAACCCGTTCGTCCTGGGGCGGGCCCGCGCGCAGCGCTTCATGCGGGTCCTGGAGCTGATGGTGCGGGACACGCTCCAGGCCTAG
- the ypfJ gene encoding KPN_02809 family neutral zinc metallopeptidase yields the protein MTFSEGGQFEGGRVRKGGGRRGAVGAGVGGGAALVIALLYMVLTGNSPADILGTTTDSGGGGEQGYIGECTAEQANSDPECRLSAAVDSLDVYWAETLPAQGGVEYAMPEVVSFEGAVDTGCGSATSATGPFYCPADTTVYEDLSFYDQLSSQFGAEGGPLAEMYVTAHEFGHHIENQLGLFERADRSGTGPESDSVRIELMADCLAGMWAGNAATTVDPDTGVTFLEPITRDELDQALSAAAAVGDDNIQRRSGGDVNPEAFSHGSSEQRVKWFSIGYEGGTIQDCNALDARTL from the coding sequence GTGACTTTCAGCGAGGGCGGGCAGTTCGAGGGCGGCCGGGTCCGCAAGGGTGGCGGACGCCGGGGCGCCGTCGGCGCGGGTGTCGGCGGCGGCGCGGCGCTCGTCATCGCGCTGCTCTACATGGTGCTGACCGGCAACAGCCCGGCCGACATCCTGGGGACCACCACGGACTCCGGGGGCGGCGGCGAGCAGGGCTACATCGGTGAGTGCACGGCCGAGCAGGCCAACAGCGACCCCGAGTGCCGCCTCAGCGCCGCCGTCGACTCGCTCGACGTGTACTGGGCCGAGACGCTGCCGGCACAGGGCGGCGTCGAGTACGCGATGCCCGAGGTCGTCAGCTTCGAAGGCGCCGTCGACACCGGCTGCGGTTCCGCGACGTCGGCCACGGGGCCGTTCTACTGCCCGGCCGACACCACCGTGTACGAGGACCTCTCGTTCTACGACCAGCTCTCCAGCCAGTTCGGTGCCGAGGGCGGGCCGCTGGCGGAGATGTACGTGACGGCGCACGAGTTCGGCCACCACATCGAGAACCAGCTCGGGCTGTTCGAGCGGGCCGACCGGTCGGGCACCGGCCCGGAGTCCGACTCGGTGCGCATCGAGCTCATGGCCGACTGCCTCGCCGGGATGTGGGCCGGCAACGCCGCGACCACCGTCGACCCGGACACCGGTGTCACGTTCCTCGAGCCCATCACCCGCGACGAGCTGGACCAGGCGCTGTCCGCCGCCGCGGCCGTCGGCGACGACAACATCCAGCGCCGCTCCGGCGGCGACGTGAACCCCGAGGCGTTCTCCCACGGCTCCAGCGAGCAGCGCGTGAAGTGGTTCTCGATCGGTTACGAGGGCGGCACCATCCAGGACTGCAACGCCCTGGACGCCCGCACCCTCTGA
- a CDS encoding serine hydrolase domain-containing protein → MTEDRTAQTLRSIAPYLADWASFQAAYHGIPGLQLAVGRRGEVFVDLAWGKADVETGEDLTSDHLFRVASHSKTFTGVLVMQLVERSELRLDDRAGDLVPELDGSRAAGVTVRELLGHQAGIIRDSSDGDFWQHSRPFLDRDEVLECVRAEGVVFEPNEHFKYTNIGYSLLGIIIERVTGKTYDEVARVAVVEPLGLTRTGTELDPARAAEYAAGHTGRIAHGDARRVIPHVDTRAMAAATGWYSTALEMVRYGAAHVHGDTTLISDASKRLMQRDESRVTVRGKQLGRYGVGIEVGKVGDREVVGHSGGYPGHITRTWIDPVDGIVVSSLTNSVDGTAGQIANGVIQLINLALAAADEVAASAATSGTASATSGNGGDPVPGVPADAPVGRFANLWGVSDVVDLGGILHAINVRAAEPAEVAQRLVVSDGRLVQEPVAGFGTVGEPVQTERDADGAIVSVRIGAMTSWPVEEFRKRSAR, encoded by the coding sequence TTGACCGAGGACCGCACCGCCCAGACCCTCCGCTCGATCGCCCCCTACCTCGCCGACTGGGCCTCGTTCCAGGCCGCGTACCACGGCATCCCCGGCCTCCAGCTCGCCGTCGGCCGGCGCGGTGAGGTCTTCGTCGACCTGGCCTGGGGGAAGGCCGACGTGGAGACGGGGGAGGACCTCACCAGCGACCACCTGTTCCGCGTCGCGTCGCACTCCAAGACGTTCACCGGCGTGCTGGTGATGCAGCTCGTGGAGCGCAGCGAGCTGCGGCTCGACGACCGGGCGGGTGACCTCGTGCCGGAGCTCGACGGCTCGCGCGCCGCCGGCGTCACCGTCCGGGAGCTGCTCGGCCACCAGGCCGGGATCATCCGCGACTCCTCCGACGGCGACTTCTGGCAGCACTCCCGCCCCTTCCTCGACCGCGACGAGGTGCTGGAGTGCGTGCGCGCCGAGGGCGTCGTGTTCGAGCCGAACGAGCACTTCAAGTACACGAACATCGGGTACAGCCTGCTCGGCATCATCATCGAGCGCGTCACCGGCAAGACGTACGACGAGGTGGCACGCGTCGCCGTCGTCGAGCCGCTGGGCCTGACGCGGACCGGCACCGAGCTGGACCCCGCCCGCGCCGCCGAGTACGCCGCCGGCCACACCGGCCGCATCGCCCACGGCGACGCGCGCCGGGTCATCCCGCACGTCGACACCCGCGCCATGGCCGCCGCGACCGGCTGGTACTCCACCGCGCTGGAGATGGTCCGCTACGGCGCGGCCCACGTCCACGGCGACACCACGCTCATCAGCGACGCCAGCAAGCGCCTCATGCAGCGCGACGAGTCCCGCGTCACGGTGCGCGGCAAGCAGCTCGGCCGCTACGGCGTCGGCATCGAGGTCGGCAAGGTCGGAGACCGCGAGGTCGTCGGGCACTCCGGCGGGTACCCCGGGCACATCACCCGCACCTGGATCGACCCCGTCGACGGCATCGTCGTCTCCTCGCTCACCAACTCCGTCGACGGCACCGCCGGGCAGATCGCCAACGGCGTCATCCAGCTCATCAACCTGGCGCTCGCGGCGGCGGACGAGGTCGCGGCCTCGGCAGCGACTTCGGGCACCGCCTCAGCCACCTCCGGCAACGGCGGCGACCCGGTGCCGGGCGTCCCGGCGGACGCGCCTGTCGGGCGCTTTGCCAACCTCTGGGGCGTGTCCGACGTCGTGGACCTCGGCGGCATCCTGCACGCGATCAACGTGCGCGCCGCCGAGCCGGCCGAGGTCGCGCAGCGGCTGGTCGTGTCCGACGGCCGGCTGGTGCAGGAGCCCGTGGCCGGGTTCGGCACGGTCGGCGAGCCGGTCCAGACCGAGCGGGACGCCGACGGCGCGATCGTGTCGGTGCGCATCGGTGCGATGACGTCCTGGCCGGTGGAGGAGTTCCGCAAGCGGTCCGCGAGGTAG
- a CDS encoding DedA family protein, whose amino-acid sequence MTTQSFATTVADWAVGLMETLGAPGAGVAIALENLFPPLPSEVILPLAGFTAAQGTLVLWHVLIWTTAGSVVGAVLLYGLGAWLGRDRLRSIVDRMPLVKLEDVDKAEAWFNKHGDWAVLIGRVIPIVRSLISIPAGVERMPMTRFLLFTTIGSGVWNTLLVGAGYLLGDQWHIVEESVGVFQKVVIVAVVLLIVWWLFKTLRNPDRPKHARQR is encoded by the coding sequence ATGACGACACAAAGCTTCGCCACGACCGTCGCCGACTGGGCCGTCGGGCTCATGGAGACCCTCGGCGCACCGGGCGCAGGCGTAGCGATCGCCCTCGAGAACCTCTTCCCGCCCCTGCCGAGCGAGGTGATCCTGCCGCTGGCAGGCTTCACAGCCGCGCAGGGCACGCTCGTGCTGTGGCACGTGCTCATCTGGACGACGGCGGGTTCCGTGGTCGGCGCGGTCCTTCTCTACGGGCTCGGCGCATGGCTCGGCCGCGACCGTCTGCGCAGCATCGTGGACCGGATGCCCCTGGTGAAGCTCGAGGACGTGGACAAGGCCGAGGCCTGGTTCAACAAGCACGGTGACTGGGCGGTCCTCATCGGCCGGGTCATCCCGATCGTGCGCAGCCTCATCTCCATACCGGCCGGCGTGGAACGCATGCCGATGACACGCTTCCTGCTCTTCACGACGATCGGCTCCGGTGTGTGGAACACCCTGCTCGTCGGCGCCGGCTACCTGCTGGGCGACCAGTGGCACATCGTCGAGGAGAGCGTCGGCGTGTTCCAGAAGGTCGTCATCGTCGCGGTCGTCCTCCTGATCGTGTGGTGGCTGTTCAAGACCCTGCGCAACCCGGACCGGCCGAAGCACGCCCGCCAGCGCTGA
- a CDS encoding MFS transporter, with product MPPSRADAAGWQPGDVREAAGGLFALALATFVAVTTELVPVGLLPLISDDLDVSESLAGLLVTAYAFMVAALALPLTSATRRLPRKSLLLGTLVVYTVSNVIVALAPTFAVVATARALGGAAHAVFFSVSIGYASRLVRPHLAGRALALVTLGASAGFILGVPLSTSLGTAVGWRTTFVVLTVVCAVACGLTAWLLPSVPGGGTPPADAARGARRTALAQVSTANALAYLGHFTVYTYISVLLLAAGLATAALGPALLLIGALGLVGAAFAAARLDVRLRQTTVITLSVVAAGVLALGVAFPGTVGTLAAAAVWSIGFGAVAAVFQTAAIRTRGASPDVVGALVNATANIGIGGGAALGALVLDGAGIDVLPYTGAVLVVAALVVVLVTRRAFPGGRADAAPGTAGDAAGE from the coding sequence ATGCCCCCTTCACGCGCCGACGCCGCCGGCTGGCAGCCCGGAGACGTCCGCGAGGCGGCCGGCGGGCTGTTCGCACTGGCCCTCGCGACGTTCGTCGCCGTCACCACCGAGCTGGTCCCCGTGGGCCTGCTCCCGCTGATCAGCGACGACCTCGACGTCTCCGAGTCGCTCGCGGGCCTCCTGGTCACCGCGTACGCCTTCATGGTCGCGGCGCTCGCCCTGCCGCTGACGTCGGCCACGCGCCGGCTGCCGCGCAAGTCCCTGCTGCTGGGCACCCTCGTCGTCTACACGGTGAGCAACGTGATCGTCGCGCTCGCCCCCACGTTCGCCGTCGTCGCCACGGCGCGCGCGCTGGGCGGGGCGGCCCACGCGGTGTTCTTCTCGGTGAGCATCGGGTACGCGTCACGCCTGGTACGCCCGCACCTCGCCGGCCGCGCGCTCGCGCTGGTCACGCTGGGCGCCTCGGCCGGGTTCATCCTTGGCGTCCCGCTGTCGACGTCGCTGGGCACCGCCGTCGGCTGGCGCACCACGTTCGTCGTCCTGACGGTCGTGTGCGCCGTCGCGTGCGGGCTCACGGCGTGGCTGCTGCCGTCCGTCCCGGGCGGCGGCACTCCCCCGGCCGACGCCGCCCGCGGCGCCCGCCGCACCGCGCTCGCCCAGGTCAGCACGGCCAACGCCCTGGCCTACCTGGGCCACTTCACGGTCTACACCTACATCTCCGTGCTGCTCCTGGCCGCCGGGCTCGCCACCGCCGCGCTCGGGCCGGCCCTGCTGCTGATCGGCGCGCTCGGGCTGGTCGGTGCCGCGTTCGCCGCCGCGCGGCTCGACGTGCGGCTCCGGCAGACCACCGTGATCACCCTGTCCGTGGTCGCGGCCGGGGTGCTCGCCCTCGGCGTCGCGTTCCCCGGGACCGTGGGCACGCTCGCCGCGGCGGCCGTCTGGAGCATCGGCTTCGGTGCCGTGGCGGCCGTCTTCCAGACGGCGGCGATCCGGACGCGCGGAGCCTCGCCCGACGTCGTCGGGGCGCTGGTCAACGCGACGGCGAACATCGGTATCGGCGGCGGCGCGGCGCTCGGGGCGCTCGTGCTCGACGGCGCGGGCATCGACGTCCTGCCGTACACCGGGGCGGTGCTCGTGGTGGCCGCGCTGGTGGTGGTGCTGGTGACGCGCCGGGCGTTCCCGGGCGGCAGGGCCGACGCCGCTCCGGGCACCGCGGGCGACGCCGCAGGTGAGTGA
- a CDS encoding sensor histidine kinase — MTPAPTAPHSTPARVLWGAALGALTWPVDLFCAVLALLTARRRAPLAPVRAVVTLHRGRTVRFLDWSDGGAPVTSRRAAAYLALRVGMSSLSMLVLGLLAYGLFGVVVSLASWLFDVRLTVDAAFQGDGLSTSDVLVLVPIGSILLYLDLMGLFGVGLLDRWTAARWLAPSRSERLEAQVEELTVSRADLLSALDAERGRIERDLHDGVQQRAVALGLLVNRARRLSGPEAAGSLLLEQAGREAEQLVTDLRDVAWRVRPTTLDTHGLEPVLRQLVSHAAVPTVLDWDVPVRPPGEVETTVYYVVAETLTNVAKHSGADGARVSVSLDGPARAGDDRERQDAAVHVVISDDGVGGAVVRPGHGLAGLAGRVAAAGGTLALTSPAGGPTRVEVVLPCA; from the coding sequence GTGACCCCAGCCCCCACCGCCCCGCACAGCACCCCCGCACGCGTGCTGTGGGGTGCGGCCCTCGGGGCCCTCACCTGGCCCGTCGACCTGTTCTGCGCCGTGCTGGCGCTGCTCACGGCGCGCCGTCGGGCACCGCTGGCGCCGGTGCGCGCCGTGGTCACCCTGCACCGCGGGCGCACGGTCCGCTTCCTCGACTGGTCCGACGGCGGCGCACCGGTCACCTCCCGGCGCGCCGCCGCCTACCTGGCACTGCGCGTCGGGATGAGCTCGCTCAGCATGCTGGTGCTGGGGCTGCTGGCGTACGGGCTGTTCGGGGTGGTCGTGAGCCTGGCGTCCTGGCTGTTCGACGTGCGGCTCACCGTCGACGCGGCGTTCCAGGGCGACGGCCTGTCGACGTCGGACGTGCTCGTGCTGGTCCCCATCGGCAGCATCCTGCTGTACCTGGACCTGATGGGCCTGTTCGGCGTCGGCCTCCTGGACCGTTGGACCGCCGCGCGGTGGCTCGCCCCGAGCCGCAGCGAGCGCCTGGAGGCGCAGGTCGAGGAGCTGACCGTGAGCCGCGCCGACCTACTGTCGGCCCTCGACGCCGAGCGGGGCCGGATCGAGCGCGACCTGCACGACGGCGTCCAGCAGCGCGCGGTCGCCCTCGGGCTGCTGGTGAACCGGGCGCGGCGGCTCTCCGGGCCCGAGGCGGCCGGCTCCCTGCTGCTCGAGCAGGCCGGCCGGGAGGCGGAGCAGCTGGTGACGGACCTGCGCGACGTCGCCTGGCGGGTGCGGCCCACGACCCTGGACACGCACGGTCTGGAACCCGTGCTGCGACAGCTCGTGTCGCACGCCGCCGTACCGACGGTGCTGGACTGGGACGTGCCGGTCCGTCCACCCGGTGAGGTGGAGACGACCGTGTACTACGTGGTGGCCGAGACGCTGACGAACGTGGCGAAGCACTCGGGGGCGGACGGTGCGCGGGTCTCGGTCTCGCTCGACGGCCCGGCCCGTGCGGGAGATGACCGCGAGCGCCAGGACGCCGCCGTGCACGTGGTGATCAGCGACGACGGCGTCGGCGGCGCCGTGGTGCGCCCGGGCCACGGGCTCGCCGGCCTGGCCGGGCGGGTGGCCGCGGCAGGCGGCACGCTGGCGCTCACGAGCCCCGCGGGCGGGCCCACACGCGTCGAGGTGGTGCTGCCGTGCGCGTGA
- a CDS encoding response regulator transcription factor, with protein MRVMLAEDSALLREGIRSLLTDEGHDVVAAYGTADELLSRLAAERPDVVVVDVRMPPTHTDEGVRAAVQIRERWPEVGILVLSQYVERQFAQVLLGDGARAVGYLLKDRVMGVDDFLDALDRVRSGGLVLDPDAVGQLFRDTTHRLEMLSEREREVLGLMAEGRTNAGIVRALFISTSAVEKHSNAIFDKLGLLAEDGYNRRVLAILRWLES; from the coding sequence GTGCGCGTGATGCTCGCCGAGGACTCCGCCCTGCTGCGGGAGGGCATCCGCAGCCTCCTGACCGACGAGGGGCACGACGTCGTCGCCGCATACGGCACCGCCGACGAGCTGCTGAGCCGGCTGGCGGCCGAGCGGCCCGACGTCGTCGTCGTCGACGTGCGCATGCCGCCCACCCACACCGACGAGGGCGTGCGGGCCGCGGTGCAGATCCGGGAGCGCTGGCCGGAGGTGGGCATCCTCGTGCTCTCGCAGTACGTCGAGCGGCAGTTCGCGCAGGTGCTGCTGGGCGACGGGGCGCGCGCCGTCGGCTACCTGCTGAAGGACCGGGTGATGGGCGTGGACGACTTCCTCGACGCGCTGGACCGGGTGCGGTCCGGCGGCCTGGTCCTGGACCCGGACGCGGTGGGGCAGCTCTTCCGGGACACGACGCACCGGCTCGAGATGCTGAGCGAGCGGGAGCGGGAGGTCCTGGGGCTCATGGCCGAGGGGCGCACCAACGCCGGCATCGTGCGGGCGCTGTTCATCTCGACGTCGGCGGTGGAGAAGCACTCGAACGCGATCTTCGACAAGCTGGGGTTGCTGGCGGAGGACGGGTACAACCGGCGGGTCCTGGCGATCCTGCGGTGGCTGGAGTCGTGA
- the thrS gene encoding threonine--tRNA ligase, which yields MNVHAPNQQAPDRRPDAAERPAVLDHRDLGRDMRIFDTSPLVGPGLPLWLPAGAAVRYELEQYAREVALRTGCEPVYSPVLGKRSLFERSGHWAKFADDMFPPMYLGGGPDDDADPLVLRPANCPHHAQIYASEPRSYRDLPVRYSELAPMFRAERSGVLSGLSRVRQINLDDAHVFCRPDQVAAEVRTAVVAVLEVLDTLGIDVSYLRLSGRDDSQKWLGEPGQWAAAEEALRVVLDDVASPAGLPWHAEAGEAAFYGPKIDVQVLDARGHEETLATVQLDFNQPERFDLTYVAASGERERVVMIHRGTVGAMERMVAFLLERHGGRLPFWLAPVQVCLLPLPDGGDALVDDVAADLRARGLRVRVERDGSLGNRIRLARERRDALLGVLGAREAASGAVAVTDPASGAKASVPLAELGDRLADAARRRVPRVCL from the coding sequence ATGAACGTCCACGCACCGAACCAGCAGGCGCCCGATCGCCGTCCGGACGCCGCGGAACGGCCCGCCGTCCTCGACCATCGCGACCTCGGCCGGGACATGCGGATCTTCGACACCAGCCCGCTCGTCGGCCCCGGCCTGCCGCTCTGGCTGCCCGCCGGTGCCGCCGTCCGGTACGAGCTGGAGCAGTACGCGCGCGAGGTCGCGCTGCGCACCGGTTGCGAGCCCGTGTACTCGCCCGTGCTCGGCAAGCGCTCCCTCTTCGAGCGGTCGGGGCACTGGGCCAAGTTCGCCGACGACATGTTCCCGCCGATGTACCTCGGCGGCGGTCCCGACGACGACGCCGACCCCCTCGTGCTGCGGCCCGCCAACTGCCCGCACCACGCGCAGATCTACGCGTCCGAGCCGCGCTCCTACCGCGACCTGCCCGTGCGGTACTCGGAGCTCGCGCCCATGTTCCGCGCCGAGCGGTCCGGGGTGCTGTCCGGGCTGAGCCGGGTGCGGCAGATCAACCTGGACGACGCGCACGTCTTCTGCCGCCCCGACCAGGTCGCCGCCGAGGTGCGCACCGCCGTCGTCGCCGTGCTGGAGGTGCTCGACACCCTGGGCATCGACGTGTCGTACCTGCGCCTGTCCGGCCGTGACGACTCCCAGAAGTGGCTCGGCGAGCCCGGGCAGTGGGCCGCGGCCGAGGAGGCGCTGCGCGTCGTGCTCGACGACGTCGCGTCGCCCGCCGGCCTGCCCTGGCATGCCGAGGCCGGCGAGGCCGCGTTCTACGGCCCCAAGATCGACGTGCAGGTGCTCGACGCCCGCGGCCACGAGGAGACCCTCGCGACCGTGCAGCTCGACTTCAACCAGCCCGAACGGTTCGACCTGACCTACGTCGCCGCGTCCGGGGAGCGCGAACGGGTCGTGATGATCCACCGCGGCACCGTCGGCGCCATGGAGCGGATGGTCGCGTTCCTCCTGGAGCGGCACGGCGGCCGGCTCCCCTTCTGGCTCGCGCCCGTGCAGGTCTGCCTGCTCCCGCTGCCCGACGGCGGGGACGCGCTCGTGGACGACGTCGCCGCCGACCTGCGGGCCCGTGGCCTGCGCGTCCGCGTGGAACGGGACGGGTCGCTGGGCAACCGGATCCGGCTCGCCCGCGAGCGGCGGGACGCGCTGCTGGGCGTGCTCGGCGCGCGTGAGGCGGCGTCGGGCGCGGTGGCGGTGACCGACCCGGCGTCGGGCGCGAAGGCCTCCGTGCCCCTCGCGGAGCTGGGCGACCGCCTCGCGGACGCGGCGCGTCGGCGGGTGCCGCGCGTGTGCCTCTGA